From the genome of Nodosilinea sp. FACHB-141, one region includes:
- a CDS encoding TspO/MBR family protein: MHESWMIIGGITFVIALGSSFIRPRDISWGKRLDRPRWLFFEPAIPLIWTVIFACGALSATFVWQDDPGSSKTWLLMGLYLLVEVITVAYIPATLWFRSLKVGTVLGGLGVVLGVLLTLIVSSISGYAALLLLPYVIWSPVGTYNTGQMIDLNPSAG, encoded by the coding sequence ATGCACGAGAGCTGGATGATCATTGGCGGAATAACCTTCGTCATTGCCCTGGGCAGCAGTTTTATTAGACCCCGAGACATCTCCTGGGGAAAGCGCCTCGATCGCCCCAGGTGGCTCTTCTTCGAACCTGCCATCCCGCTGATTTGGACGGTGATTTTTGCCTGCGGAGCGCTCTCGGCCACTTTCGTTTGGCAGGACGATCCTGGCAGTTCTAAAACCTGGCTGCTGATGGGTCTCTATCTATTGGTGGAGGTTATTACCGTTGCCTACATTCCTGCCACCCTGTGGTTCAGAAGCCTGAAAGTAGGCACCGTGCTGGGTGGGCTAGGGGTGGTTTTAGGCGTTCTGCTCACGCTCATAGTTTCTTCTATCTCTGGGTATGCTGCCCTGCTCCTTCTTCCCTACGTCATCTGGAGCCCAGTTGGCACTTACAATACCGGCCAGATGATAGACCTCAACCCCAGTGCTGGCTAG
- a CDS encoding aldo/keto reductase family protein — translation MKYRQLGYSDLTVSELALGSWLTYGGGVERQQAEACVHKAFDVGINFIDTANVYGRGAAESFLGEVLRGRDRSSYVLATKVFFPMSPSDQGLSAAQIHKQIDASLQRLGTDYVDLYQCHRYDPNTPLEETMAALTEVVQQGKARYIGFSEWKPAQIQAALNLPNVEKFVSSQPQYSMLWRQPEAEVFPLCADHGIGQIVWSPLAQGVLTGKYKPGVTPPADSRAANDKMNGFMSELRSDRVLSAVQNLQPIAQGLNLSMAQLALAWILRDRRVTSAIIGASRPEQVADNAAASGVELSSEVLQEIDRVLAPALPQAARQ, via the coding sequence ATGAAATATCGGCAGCTGGGGTATAGCGACCTCACCGTCTCGGAACTGGCTCTGGGGTCATGGTTGACTTACGGCGGCGGGGTAGAGCGACAGCAGGCAGAAGCCTGTGTGCACAAGGCTTTTGATGTTGGTATTAATTTCATTGACACAGCCAACGTCTACGGACGCGGAGCCGCTGAGTCGTTTTTAGGGGAAGTATTGCGGGGGCGCGATCGCAGCTCCTACGTGCTGGCCACCAAGGTCTTTTTCCCCATGTCGCCAAGCGACCAGGGGCTGTCGGCAGCGCAAATTCACAAACAGATCGACGCCTCGTTGCAGCGCCTGGGCACCGACTATGTCGACCTCTACCAGTGCCATCGCTACGACCCCAACACGCCCCTAGAGGAAACCATGGCCGCCCTCACCGAGGTGGTGCAGCAGGGCAAGGCTCGCTATATCGGCTTTAGCGAATGGAAGCCCGCCCAGATTCAGGCGGCGCTGAACCTGCCCAACGTAGAGAAGTTTGTCTCTAGCCAGCCCCAATACTCTATGCTGTGGCGGCAGCCCGAGGCCGAGGTGTTTCCCCTTTGTGCTGACCACGGTATTGGGCAGATTGTCTGGTCGCCTCTGGCCCAAGGAGTGCTCACCGGTAAGTACAAGCCGGGGGTCACACCACCCGCCGATTCCCGCGCCGCTAACGACAAAATGAATGGGTTTATGAGCGAGCTAAGGAGCGATCGCGTTCTCAGCGCCGTGCAGAACCTTCAGCCCATCGCCCAAGGACTCAACCTTTCCATGGCCCAGCTGGCCCTCGCCTGGATTCTGCGCGATCGGCGGGTGACATCGGCCATTATCGGCGCCAGCCGCCCCGAACAGGTAGCCGACAATGCCGCCGCTTCTGGGGTTGAGCTCAGTTCTGAAGTATTGCAAGAGATCGACCGAGTTCTGGCTCCGGCTCTGCCGCAGGCGGCAAGGCAGTAA